Sequence from the Kribbella aluminosa genome:
ATCAACAACACCGAGCTGAGCAGCGGGGACCTCGGCGGCGCGGCGGCCGACCAGCTGCCGCCGCAGGAGTCGATCCAGATGGCGATCCTGGTGGTGTCGCTGGTGCCGATCCTGATCGTGTACCCGTTCCTGCAACGGCACTTCGCCAAGGGCATGCTGACCGGGGCGGTGAAGGGATGAGCCCGATCAGCAGAAGGACGCTCCTCGGCGGGTCGCTGGCTGCGGCGGCCGTCGGGCTGACCGGCTGCTCGACGGTGACCAGGTCGACCGACATCGCCGCGTTGAACAAGCCGGTCGAGTTGCCGACGTACAAGCGTTTCGACGGGCCGAAGCCGGATCTGCCGCGGAGCCATCCGCTGATGCCGGACTGCTTCTACCGGTTCCCGGAGCATCCGGCGAAGGTGACCAGTGGTACGCCGGGGGACGGGCACAAGGTGACCGGTTCGACGTTGACGTCGAACCCGATCCCGCCGACGGCGGACCGCAACCCGTACTGGCAGGAGCTCAACCGGCGGCTCGGTGTGCCGCTCGAGCTGAACATCACGGCGGCGACCGACTACTCCAACAAGTTCGCCACGGCGGTCGCGGGTGACACGTTGGGCGATGTGTTCAACGTGGACGGCGGGTTCGCGTACCTGCCGCAGTTCCTGGAGGCGCGGGCGCAGGACCTGACCGAGTACCTGTCCGGCGACGCGATCCTCGAGTACCCGTTCCTGGCGAACGCGCCGCAGGCGTCATGGCGCGGGTGCGTGTACTCCGGCGGTATCCGCGCCGTACCGATCCAGCGCGGGATCATGTCGTCGAACACGCTGCTGGCCCGGCAGGATCTGCTGGACCAGCTCGGCGTCGAGCTCGGGTCGCCGACCGTCGACGACCTGCAGAAGGTGGCGAAGGCGGTCACCGACGGGACGAAGAACCGGTGGGGTTTCGCGGTGCCGCCGACCGCGGCGGTCAGCGCGATGCTTGGTCTGCCCAATGGTTGGGAGGTGCGCGACGGGAAGCTCGTGCACAGCCGGGAGCTGCCGGAGCACAAGGAGATGCTGGCGATCACCCGGCAGATGGTGAAGGACGGCGTGATCCATCCGGACGGCGTCGCGAAGAACAACCAGAAGGTGTGGTTCACGCAGGGGTCGGCGGTGATGACGCAGGACACGTACTCGTCGATCCAGAGCTTCTACCGACGGGCGACCGACCAGTCGTTCAGCATCTCGATCCCGGTACCGCGGGCCGCGGACGGGAAGGTCGGCCGGGTCCTGCTCGGGTCCCCGAACAACTCCATCGCCGCGATCCGCCCGGGGCCTCCGGCGCGGATCAAGACGTTGCTGCGGATCCTCAACTGGTTCGCGGCGCCGTTCGGGACGGAGGAGTACCTGTTCCGGAAGTTCGGTCTGCCTGGGCGGCACTACACGCTGAACGGCAGCGACCCGGTCCTCACCAAGGACGGCGGGAGTGAGGTCTGCCTCGGCGAGTTCCCGATCCAGTACCTCGCCGACGGGCCGTACCCGGCGTACTTCCCGGGCCACCCCGAGGCGGTCGACACGGCGTACAACCATTTCAAGGCGGTCCTGCCGACGGCGATCATGCCGCCGACGTACGGCCTGTACTCACCCACCCAGTCCACCAAGGGCAAGATCCTCGACACCCGGATGGATTCCCTCACCAAGGACATCCAGCTAGGCCGAGCCGACCTCAACTCCTGGGACGAAGCCGTCGCCAACTACCGCAAGTCCGGCGCCGACGCCATCCGCAACGAACTGGAACAAGCCCTCGCCATCAAGGGCGAAAAATAAGAGCTGACAGGTGCCGTCTCCGAAGGACAAGAACTAACAGGTGCGGTCTACGGGAGTTAAGAGCTGACACGGGAAGCCTGTACGCCTACCCCGGTCCCGCGCCGGGGTAGGCGGCCGCGAGCTGCATGAGCCCACAGTATGTGTGGCTGCACCACTGGACGCATACCGCGTGAGGACGTACTGCGTGAACCTGCAGTACGTGTGTCTGCGCCGCCGGACGCGGGCTGGGTGAGCACGTAGGACGTAAGCCGGCACCCCGGACGCGCGGAGTTGGCGCGTGCTCTGTGAATCCGCGCCAGCGGTTCTCGCGCGGTGGGGTGGTTCTACTTGCAGCGGAGGGAGTCCAAGTTGGGGGCTTGGCCCATTGCCTGGTTTCCGGCGTCGTTCGGGTGCAGCCCGTCGCCTCCGTCGTACGCCGGTGCCAAGCGGGACGGGTCCGCCGGGTCCCGGGTCGCGGCGTCGAAGTCCGCGACCCCGTCGAACTCGCGGCTCGTACGGATGAAAGTGTTGACCGCTTGGCGGACGGCTTCCTTCTCAGGGGTGTAGACGAAGGAGCTGCCCATCGGGGTCAGGGTTCCGCCGACGATGCACCGGCCGGCTGCGTGCACCCGGGCGATCAGCTGGCGGTAGCCGGAGATGAGCTGGCCCGTGGTGGCGCCGGCGTAGATGTCGTTGATGCCTTCCAGTACCAGCACCGTGCGTACGCCGGGCTTCGTCAGCACGTCCTTGTCCAGCCGCGCCAGCGCACTCGCCCCGGCGCTGCCCGCCTTCGCGACCCCGCCCAGGACCCGGTTCCCGGAGATGCCCTCGTTGGAGATCGCGAGCCGCCGCGGCTCCGGCAGTTTCGCGTACCGGCCGGCGAGGATGTCCGGCCAGCGCCGGTTGGTGTCGATCGTCGTACCGACCGACGACGTGATCGAGTCGCCCAGCGTCGCGACGGTTTCCACCTGCTGCGAGGCGTCGACGATCGCCGCGTTCACGAAGTACCAGGCCGCGGATTCCGTCTGGTACGCCGTACCCGACTCGTCGGCTGCGTGATCACCCGATGTCGACTTGTAGCTGTGCTGCATCGCCCGGTTGTGTGCGGTGATGACGCCCGTCGTCCCGACCACGTGCAGGCTGACGGTCAGACTCGTCAGCGCGGGCACCGCCCCGGGCAGCGGATCGCTGATCGCCATCGCGCCCGGCGGAATCGTCACCGCCGTACTCCCGCCGAACGTCAACCGCCGGCTCGACCCCGGCAGCACACTCGCCCCGGTCGCCTGGCGCCCGACGTACACCGAGTCCGTCACCAGCGGCTGATCACCGTTCGCGTTCGAGATCCGGATCCGCAGATCCTTCCCGCCGACGCTCGTCCGCAGCACGTTCCGCACCGTCAGGTCGCTCAAAGTCCCACCGGCGACGTCGTCCGCCGCACCCCACGTCGTCACCAGCGCACCACCACCACGACCGCCGGCTCCGTCACCAGCACCAGTCGTCGCTCCATCGCCGGGAGCGGCCGCCACCAGGCCCGCCGTACCCACCACCGTCACCAGCAAACTCGCGCCCATCCGGCGCCATGTCATCGTCATACGCATCAAGTCACCTCCGAATACCTGCACATGCAATCGTTTGCACAGATTCCGTCGCCGAACGGTCACCTACACGAGCCGAACGGCACGTGTGCAAGCTCGACAGACATCCCAGGAGCTAAGGGTGTCAAGCTGCGAGCAATTCGGCCTGTTGTGACCAGGCGGTTGTTTCGTTGTAGGGGGTGCTGGTTTTGAGGCAGCCGTGGAGGATGCCGACGAGCCGGTTGGCGAGTTGGCGCAGGGCGGGGTTGTGTTCGGCTCCGCGGGCTCGTTGTTTGTCGTAGTAGGCGCGGGCTCCGGGCGAGGTGTTGAGCGCGGAGAAGGCCTGGGTCATGAGGGCGTCGATGAGCCGGTCGTTGTGCACGTAGCGGGCCAGGGCGACCTTCTTCTTGCCCGAGGAGATGGTGATCGGGCTGGTCGCGGCGTAGTTCTTGCGGGCTTTGGCCGAGGCGTACCGTTCGGGGTCGTCGCCGAACTCTGCGAGCACCCGGGCGCCGAGGATCGGTCCCAGCCCGGGCTGGGACACGATGATCTCAGCGGCCGGGTGCCGGCCAAAATGTGCCTCCACCTGGCCCTGCAGCGTCGTGACCTGCTCATCGAGGACGA
This genomic interval carries:
- a CDS encoding extracellular solute-binding protein, translated to MSPISRRTLLGGSLAAAAVGLTGCSTVTRSTDIAALNKPVELPTYKRFDGPKPDLPRSHPLMPDCFYRFPEHPAKVTSGTPGDGHKVTGSTLTSNPIPPTADRNPYWQELNRRLGVPLELNITAATDYSNKFATAVAGDTLGDVFNVDGGFAYLPQFLEARAQDLTEYLSGDAILEYPFLANAPQASWRGCVYSGGIRAVPIQRGIMSSNTLLARQDLLDQLGVELGSPTVDDLQKVAKAVTDGTKNRWGFAVPPTAAVSAMLGLPNGWEVRDGKLVHSRELPEHKEMLAITRQMVKDGVIHPDGVAKNNQKVWFTQGSAVMTQDTYSSIQSFYRRATDQSFSISIPVPRAADGKVGRVLLGSPNNSIAAIRPGPPARIKTLLRILNWFAAPFGTEEYLFRKFGLPGRHYTLNGSDPVLTKDGGSEVCLGEFPIQYLADGPYPAYFPGHPEAVDTAYNHFKAVLPTAIMPPTYGLYSPTQSTKGKILDTRMDSLTKDIQLGRADLNSWDEAVANYRKSGADAIRNELEQALAIKGEK
- a CDS encoding SGNH/GDSL hydrolase family protein; translation: MTMTWRRMGASLLVTVVGTAGLVAAAPGDGATTGAGDGAGGRGGGALVTTWGAADDVAGGTLSDLTVRNVLRTSVGGKDLRIRISNANGDQPLVTDSVYVGRQATGASVLPGSSRRLTFGGSTAVTIPPGAMAISDPLPGAVPALTSLTVSLHVVGTTGVITAHNRAMQHSYKSTSGDHAADESGTAYQTESAAWYFVNAAIVDASQQVETVATLGDSITSSVGTTIDTNRRWPDILAGRYAKLPEPRRLAISNEGISGNRVLGGVAKAGSAGASALARLDKDVLTKPGVRTVLVLEGINDIYAGATTGQLISGYRQLIARVHAAGRCIVGGTLTPMGSSFVYTPEKEAVRQAVNTFIRTSREFDGVADFDAATRDPADPSRLAPAYDGGDGLHPNDAGNQAMGQAPNLDSLRCK